One region of Rhodophyticola sp. CCM32 genomic DNA includes:
- a CDS encoding thiamine phosphate synthase, with amino-acid sequence MTDTPQLYLITPPAFEADLFADRLARVLDSHQIACLRLTLASSDETEVARAADTLRDLAHARDVPLVITAHLHLVEKLGLDGVHLTDGARSVRKTRTALGADPIIGAACGASSHDGMSAGEAGADYIAFGPVGDSALGDGTRAADDLFSWWSEMIELPVVAEGALTADRVTALAPVTDFFAIGEEIWREDDASAALARLTAPLR; translated from the coding sequence ATGACCGACACGCCGCAGCTATACCTGATCACCCCCCCCGCCTTCGAGGCCGATCTCTTCGCAGATCGTCTGGCCCGTGTGCTGGACAGTCATCAGATCGCCTGCCTGCGCCTGACCCTGGCCAGCAGTGATGAGACAGAAGTCGCGCGCGCCGCTGATACGCTGCGCGATCTGGCCCATGCCCGCGATGTGCCGCTGGTGATCACCGCCCATCTGCATCTGGTGGAAAAACTCGGCCTGGACGGGGTCCATCTGACCGATGGCGCCCGGTCCGTCCGCAAGACCCGCACGGCCCTTGGCGCAGACCCGATCATCGGGGCGGCCTGCGGTGCCTCCTCCCATGACGGGATGAGCGCGGGCGAAGCCGGGGCCGATTACATCGCCTTTGGCCCCGTGGGCGACAGCGCGCTTGGCGATGGCACCCGGGCCGCCGATGATCTGTTTTCCTGGTGGTCCGAGATGATCGAACTGCCCGTGGTGGCCGAGGGCGCGCTGACCGCCGACCGGGTCACCGCCCTGGCCCCGGTCACTGATTTCTTCGCCATTGGCGAGGAGATCTGGCGCGAAGATGATGCCAGTGCGGCGCTTGCCCGGCTGACAGCCCCGCTGCGCTAG
- a CDS encoding RNA methyltransferase has translation MTQPAFILVRPQMGENIGAAARAMWNFGLDQMRLVAPRDGWPNPRAGALASGAGRLLDSAGLYETLPEAIRDCTYVFATTARARGLTKPILSPERAMEQARAIQAEGGRVGILFGPERAGLENEDIVLANATISVPVNPEFPSLNLAQSVLLTAYEWRRASVEIAPEVMELARTEFASGLEIEKLGDHFEARLEAAGFFFPATKAEGMKTNLRNLWGRLPLTRADVQTFHGMLRQMVRWAGK, from the coding sequence ATGACCCAACCTGCTTTCATTCTGGTGCGCCCGCAGATGGGTGAAAATATCGGTGCCGCCGCCCGCGCGATGTGGAATTTCGGGCTGGATCAGATGCGTCTGGTCGCGCCACGCGATGGCTGGCCCAATCCGCGCGCAGGAGCGCTTGCCAGCGGGGCGGGCCGGCTGCTGGACAGCGCGGGCCTTTATGAAACATTGCCCGAGGCGATCCGCGACTGCACCTATGTCTTTGCGACCACGGCCCGGGCGCGCGGTCTGACCAAACCGATCCTGTCGCCGGAACGGGCCATGGAACAGGCCCGCGCCATTCAGGCCGAGGGGGGCAGGGTGGGGATCCTGTTCGGGCCGGAACGGGCCGGGCTTGAGAATGAGGATATCGTTCTGGCCAATGCCACGATCTCGGTACCGGTGAACCCGGAATTCCCGTCGTTGAATCTGGCCCAGTCCGTATTGCTGACCGCCTATGAATGGCGCCGCGCCAGTGTGGAGATTGCTCCGGAGGTGATGGAACTGGCGCGGACGGAGTTTGCCAGCGGGCTGGAGATTGAAAAGCTGGGCGATCATTTCGAGGCGCGGCTGGAGGCCGCGGGGTTCTTCTTTCCCGCAACCAAGGCCGAGGGGATGAAGACCAATCTGCGCAATCTCTGGGGGCGCTTGCCGCTGACACGTGCGGATGTGCAGACCTTTCACGGGATGTTGCGGCAGATGGTGCGGTGGGCCGGGAAGTAA